TTTGAAGGAATTCAAGCATCATTGCCGCCCAGCTTCACAGCATTACTGACCAACTGTTGCGCTGAGGTCTACCAAGGTAGATATGTTGCTCCAGTGAAACAGGAGAAACTTCTGATTCTGCATGATGACTCAATTTCCTTGATTGAAATCTGTAGGTTCAGGTTCAGCCCAATCAAATCTCTGTGAGGAAGTTGATCTCAAATCCCAAATTGTGGTATCCTTCtgaatttttggtttgatattatGGACAGATGTGTTTGTTTGATAaccagcaaaataagcagtaacATGTTGCCTATTATTACATGGGTGGCTTGGAAATTAAAGACCACTTTCGAGATTGCACTTTTCCTACTATGCAAGATTTATGATTAATTGTACTTGTGATTTATTGACGTATTTTGATGTTTGTTGCAGAGATACATGGAAGATTCTTCCTTCCAAGGTAAGTCTATTTTAAACTTAATCcttaattaatcacaaactTTTTAGCCTGATCTACTGAAGGGAGCTTGATCTGAGCATAACTGGATTTGAAGCTATGTGGAGTCATTCATAGAGGATACCGCTCATTGCTTTATATAAACCCTGTCTTGAACTTAGTTTTTAGTCTTTATATACATGCAATTCAAAAGGAAACACACAAGCTGCTAAAATATGACTATTAAGCTCTGCTGTCAATGGGAAATTTTGTTTCATCAACTTTGTTATTCAAGATGATCATTTgttaagggtttttatttttcctgttTTTGCCAGACATGTTGATTAAAGTGGAGAAAGTTATCAGCGAAATTGGCGGTGATTTGACACTGTAGTTGTACATGGCTTTGCAAATGAAGTCTGGAGCAGAATGCATTTTCATTCATTCCCCTGCAATGGAAGTTGTATATGGCATTTGATACATACAGGCTAAACCATGTTCATATTCTCCCCCACACCACACCACCCACCCACACccaccacaccccccccccccccggggtTATAATTTCTCAAAGATATTTGTAGATAATGAAGTTGCCTGAAAGTGGGTttcacaaataattgaaaatctTGGTAACTAGGGTATTTTTGCTTTCTGAAAGTTTGtttgcatattttttctttgactgCAAATATCTtccatatcatttctctttgtTCTACACTCACAACGATCAGCCTATTGTCATTTCAATGTAGTAATAAAATCCAaccagaaaaggaaaagaaaaaaccactgTAAAATCAACTACAGAACCTGTCCAGGCCAGAACCCATACGAAAAACTATATTAATATTAGTTAACAGCTCGGCAGTTCTTCCTTATCTCCCCTTGTTCCCCAGTGAGTACATCCAACCTCCCAAGCTGATTCATAGCCATTGTGAACTTTTTAGACCATCCTCTTTGATCAGCAGCCATTCTCTGCACAATCTCACTGGTCCTAGGATGAAAAGCCATTGCCTGATCTGATTGAAGCAGTGACCTCCGATGTAACAGGTTGATATAGAATGCATTGTCCAGAATGACTGGTGTTACCTCATCAAGGTCCACCAAGTTACCTAACTCATCAACAAAAAAGCCACCTAGGCCTATTTTACCTAAGAATTCTGCAAGTAATGAGTCTCGGGCTGGGCATTTGCGTGATAGATAATTAGCATGTGCGTCGTCCAAGTTAGGGTCTTTGGTGTTAGTTGAGCTGTGATTATAGAGCCtttctttaatgaatttgcagtGGGACTTTCCAATTGAGTGTGCACCGGTTAGGACAACCATTTCTTCTACTGTCAACCCTTTCCTGATGAAGCCTTCTGCTATTTCATCAACAGATGATTTTGGACCAAAGATGTTACCCAAAACATCAGCAGAACGGGAAGAGAGACCATCACGGCGGCCTGCAGGGACAGGATAGTTGGATAGACCAGAATGCACTACAGCA
This genomic stretch from Quercus lobata isolate SW786 chromosome 3, ValleyOak3.0 Primary Assembly, whole genome shotgun sequence harbors:
- the LOC115981157 gene encoding peroxidase 5-like translates to MALGCVTIVTIFIFCSMLHASEVTIVGGNSLHVGFYDNTCPQVEKIVADVVDNAISEDRGLAAGLIRLFFHDCFVNGCDASILLDSTPSGEPVEKESPANGKTIRGLEIIDEIKDQIEEQCPATVSCADILAFATRDAVVHSGLSNYPVPAGRRDGLSSRSADVLGNIFGPKSSVDEIAEGFIRKGLTVEEMVVLTGAHSIGKSHCKFIKERLYNHSSTNTKDPNLDDAHANYLSRKCPARDSLLAEFLGNLVDLDEVTPVILDNAFYINLLHRRSLLQSDQAMAFHPRTSEIVQRMAADQRGWSKKFTMAMNQLGRLDVLTGEQGEIRKNCRAVN